A genome region from Triticum aestivum cultivar Chinese Spring chromosome 2B, IWGSC CS RefSeq v2.1, whole genome shotgun sequence includes the following:
- the LOC123042964 gene encoding mannose/glucose-specific lectin produces MASFQITPFAGLLENTEFNFHSLYLHNISSGPNPTRGAIINDNAINGWGQPFVVDWTIYDGTGHGAKLVGRAQGQQIYASKWSHFVTLEFTNGRFKGSTLQLMGLSATFEQPSEWSITGGTGDLAMARGIVKVKFHEMVEDGDTWELSFHGFCSMQSLPTLTKAGPWGGHGGSGTDSEQPWRIESMTIVHEGTIAKFSCTYVDLSGKRRTMGSWGGGNGIPTKVQLGPREILKAVSGTHVSLNNGQTVIESLKFVTNEGTYGPFGHTTGTLFKANVPEDQSIVGFFGRADDTQLIAFGIYTV; encoded by the exons ATGGCCAGTTTCCAGATTACACCATTCGCTGGACTCTTGGAGAACACCGAGTTTAACTTCCATAGCTTGTACTTGCACAACATTTCTTCTGGACCAAACCCAACCAGAGGAGCCATAATAAACGACAATGCTATCAATGGGTGGGGCCAGCCATTCGTTGTCGACTGGACAATATATGATGGCACTGGCCATGGCGCGAAGCTAGTCGGTCGTGCCCAAGGCCAGCAAATCTATGCTAGTAAATGGAGTCATTTCGTCACCCTTGAGTTCACGAATGGAAG GTTTAAGGGCTCCACGCTCCAGTTAATGGGACTCTCAGCGACGTTTGAGCAACCAAGTGAGTGGTCTATCACTGGCGGGACAGGTGATCTTGCGATGGCGCGTGGTATAGTCAAGGTGAAATTCCATGAAATGGTAGAGGATGGTGACACGTGGGAGCTTAGTTTCCATGGATTTTGCAGCATGCAG AGCTTGCCCACTCTCACAAAGGCTGGCCCATGGGGTGGACATGGTGGTTCAGGTACGGACTCAGAACAGCCATGGCGCATAGAAAGTATGACCATCGTCCATGAGGGGACAATTGCCAAGTTTTCATGCACTTACGTTGACCTGTCCGGAAAGAGGCGCACCATGGGTTCTTGGGGTGGTGGTAATGGTATCCCCACAAAG GTCCAGCTGGGGCCTCGGGAGATTTTGAAAGCCGTGTCTGGAACACATGTCAGCCTTAACAATGGGCAGACTGTTATTGAGTCACTGAAGTTTGTCACGAACGAAGGAACATACGGACCATTTGGACATACAACCGGTACGCTCTTCAAAGCTAATGTGCCGGAAGACCAAAGCATCGTTGGCTTCTTTGGCCGTGCCGACGATACGCAACTCATCGCGTTTGGTATTTACACGGTTTGA